The Marinobacter halotolerans genome includes a window with the following:
- a CDS encoding ectoine synthase — MKIVRVEDIIGTEREVTGPGWTSRRMLLKKDGMGFSFHETIIPAGAELNLWYKNHLEAVYCVAGNGSILDKATGETHQISDGTLYALDKNDPHTLRGGTEDMRLICAFNPPVTGREVHDKDGAYVLDTGDV, encoded by the coding sequence ATGAAAATCGTACGAGTTGAGGACATCATCGGAACCGAGCGGGAAGTAACCGGGCCGGGCTGGACCAGCCGCCGTATGCTGCTCAAGAAAGACGGCATGGGTTTCTCTTTCCATGAAACCATCATTCCGGCCGGAGCCGAGCTCAACCTGTGGTACAAGAACCACCTGGAAGCCGTCTACTGCGTGGCTGGTAATGGCAGCATCCTGGACAAGGCAACCGGTGAAACCCACCAGATTTCCGACGGAACCCTCTACGCCCTGGACAAGAACGACCCGCACACACTCCGCGGCGGCACCGAGGACATGCGCCTGATCTGTGCCTTCAACCCGCCCGTGACCGGTCGTGAAGTTCACGACAAAGACGGTGCCTATGTTCTGGACACGGGTGACGTTTAA
- a CDS encoding GTPase/DUF3482 domain-containing protein has product MPQTPVFAVVGHPNKGKSSIVATLSQNDAIAIALEPGTTRKRQDYPLSVDGHVVYTLVDTPGFQRPRRVLEWLEAHSVSASDRADTVSAFVNQFSDDPRFKDECQLLAPLAEGAGIIYVVDGSIPYSPQHEAEMTILRWTGQPSLALINSIGPEDFSDTWERALGQFFQVVRRFDAVRAPFDQHLSLLKTFGQLEPAWEEPLSEATRYLSEQRIQRRRETASLIADTLERMMSFREKRTLTLQQTAEISDQTLAEQLRDQWYKNQRKKEEHLRIAIERLYQHNRIQRQEAELAWHSEHDLFSERSRSAWGVDRRYLATAGFGAGAVSGAGIDAVTLGHSLGTGALIGGLVGAAGSYFYGDRLTLPVLNTGILKDGLRTATFGPVQDSQFGYVVLGRAINHWWHVSQRNHAGRDLLDLAPADDHWLEYLDRSHRRDIHRMLDRCRKKRSIDDQTRQDFVAAIGAAMDAFDQWRLNQT; this is encoded by the coding sequence ATGCCACAGACCCCCGTATTCGCCGTGGTTGGCCACCCCAACAAGGGCAAATCCAGCATTGTGGCCACCCTGTCCCAGAACGACGCCATCGCCATTGCCCTGGAGCCTGGCACCACCCGCAAGCGACAGGACTATCCCCTGTCGGTGGACGGGCACGTTGTCTACACCCTGGTTGATACGCCGGGTTTTCAGCGCCCCAGACGGGTTCTGGAGTGGCTCGAAGCCCACAGTGTGTCCGCCTCTGACCGGGCCGATACCGTCAGCGCTTTCGTAAACCAGTTCAGCGACGACCCACGCTTCAAAGACGAATGTCAGTTACTGGCTCCACTGGCTGAAGGCGCCGGCATCATCTACGTGGTGGACGGCTCGATCCCCTACAGCCCCCAGCACGAAGCCGAAATGACCATCCTGCGCTGGACCGGCCAGCCCAGCCTCGCGCTGATTAACAGCATCGGCCCGGAGGATTTCAGCGACACCTGGGAACGCGCATTGGGCCAGTTCTTCCAGGTTGTGCGACGCTTCGATGCGGTACGTGCCCCTTTCGACCAGCACCTGAGCCTGCTGAAAACCTTCGGTCAGCTGGAGCCGGCCTGGGAAGAGCCCCTGAGCGAGGCCACTCGTTATCTGTCCGAACAGCGGATTCAGCGCAGACGCGAGACCGCCAGCCTGATCGCCGATACCCTGGAGCGCATGATGTCGTTTCGGGAAAAACGCACGCTGACCCTGCAGCAGACCGCTGAAATCTCTGATCAGACGCTGGCAGAGCAGCTGCGCGACCAGTGGTACAAAAACCAGCGCAAGAAAGAAGAACACCTGCGGATTGCCATTGAGCGGTTGTACCAGCACAACCGTATTCAGCGTCAGGAAGCGGAACTGGCCTGGCACAGTGAACACGACCTGTTCAGTGAACGCAGTCGTTCGGCCTGGGGCGTGGATAGGCGATACCTGGCCACCGCCGGTTTTGGCGCGGGCGCTGTCAGCGGTGCGGGGATCGACGCGGTGACGCTGGGGCACTCGTTGGGCACCGGCGCGCTGATTGGCGGACTGGTCGGCGCGGCAGGCAGCTATTTCTATGGTGACCGGCTGACACTGCCCGTCCTGAATACCGGAATACTCAAGGACGGCCTGCGTACCGCCACCTTCGGTCCTGTACAGGACAGCCAATTCGGCTATGTTGTATTGGGAAGGGCAATAAACCACTGGTGGCATGTCAGCCAGCGTAACCATGCGGGCCGCGATCTGCTGGACCTGGCTCCGGCCGATGATCACTGGCTGGAGTATCTGGATCGCAGTCATCGCCGGGACATTCATCGGATGCTTGATCGGTGCCGTAAAAAGCGATCGATAGATGACCAGACACGCCAGGATTTTGTTGCTGCGATCGGCGCCGCCATGGACGCCTTCGACCAATGGCGCTTGAATCAGACATGA
- a CDS encoding DUF2868 domain-containing protein, giving the protein MADSRLRRLLAFDRQVRRDRAQSPVFLHRRDRRFALDCQDRNQAPSIDRWLAHLARVGGLDDTGDIKAQSQVLSGWHRLMLAFTLVGLIAGALAMAGLLYYEGGQRINLTALLAFAALQTLLALITIVQSAVEWQPWRPLLRRFMPGVSDSALRPLMPALMARIAHAGGVCFGLAGVATLLVLVVIQDLAFGWSTTLSTGAEGYHRLLAALAWPWQHLWPAAVPELSLVEATRFFRAESTDAQTAPERWGQWWPFVMMVWLVYVVFPRLVGLALAQWQIHRGARRALAGHPGMIALEYRMETPTVDTGNEHNDAADSPDVQTAAQCRDLPDSQILICWSGAGDPELPDSLTASHLLTESAGGQRSLEDDLHTIERCGELLAKQSKPAVTLVTRAWEPPIAELADFIEQARQRWPKKTRVALLPLATAPTLAASPSQLAQWLRFADRLKDDRVFISQPEGMN; this is encoded by the coding sequence GGGCGCAGTCTCCGGTGTTTCTCCATCGGCGCGACCGTCGCTTTGCCCTGGATTGCCAGGACAGGAATCAGGCCCCATCCATCGACCGCTGGCTGGCACATCTTGCACGGGTTGGTGGTCTGGATGACACCGGCGACATCAAAGCGCAAAGCCAGGTTCTGTCGGGATGGCATCGGCTGATGCTGGCATTCACTCTGGTGGGGCTGATTGCCGGCGCTCTTGCCATGGCGGGGTTGCTCTACTACGAGGGAGGTCAACGCATCAACCTCACGGCGTTACTGGCTTTCGCCGCCCTGCAGACTCTGCTGGCGCTGATCACCATCGTACAATCCGCCGTCGAATGGCAGCCTTGGCGACCGTTGTTGCGGCGTTTCATGCCAGGCGTCAGCGATTCAGCCCTGCGCCCCCTGATGCCAGCGTTGATGGCCCGTATTGCCCATGCCGGTGGCGTGTGCTTTGGTCTGGCCGGGGTGGCTACACTGCTGGTGCTGGTGGTGATTCAGGACCTGGCTTTCGGCTGGAGCACTACCCTGAGCACCGGCGCTGAAGGTTACCACCGCCTGCTTGCCGCCCTTGCCTGGCCCTGGCAGCACCTATGGCCCGCTGCCGTGCCGGAACTGTCACTGGTGGAAGCCACCCGCTTCTTCAGGGCCGAAAGCACCGATGCGCAGACGGCGCCCGAACGTTGGGGCCAGTGGTGGCCCTTCGTGATGATGGTCTGGCTGGTCTATGTCGTGTTTCCAAGACTGGTGGGCCTTGCCCTGGCCCAGTGGCAAATCCACCGCGGCGCCCGGCGCGCACTGGCGGGCCATCCCGGCATGATAGCGCTGGAATACCGCATGGAAACCCCCACCGTGGACACTGGCAATGAACACAATGATGCCGCCGACAGCCCGGACGTACAGACCGCCGCCCAGTGTCGGGATCTGCCCGACAGCCAGATTCTGATCTGCTGGTCCGGCGCCGGCGACCCGGAGTTACCCGACAGTCTGACAGCGAGTCACCTGCTAACCGAATCCGCCGGCGGCCAGCGTTCTCTGGAGGACGACCTACACACCATTGAACGCTGCGGCGAATTGCTAGCGAAACAGAGCAAACCGGCCGTCACCCTGGTCACCCGCGCCTGGGAGCCGCCCATTGCCGAACTGGCAGACTTCATTGAACAGGCCCGTCAGCGCTGGCCGAAAAAAACCCGGGTTGCGCTGCTGCCCCTGGCCACCGCCCCTACATTGGCAGCCAGTCCGTCGCAGCTCGCCCAGTGGCTGCGTTTCGCGGACAGACTGAAGGATGACCGCGTGTTCATCAGCCAGCCGGAGGGCATGAACTGA